In the genome of Erinaceus europaeus chromosome 8, mEriEur2.1, whole genome shotgun sequence, one region contains:
- the LOC103116401 gene encoding small integral membrane protein 15-like, which produces MFDIKAWAEYVVEWAAKDPYGFLTTVILALTPLFLASAVLSWKLAKMTEARDKEQKKKQKRKENIAKAKRLKKD; this is translated from the coding sequence ATGTTTGATATCAAGGCTTGGGCTGAGTATGTTGTGGAATGGGCTGCAAAGGACCCATATGGCTTCCTTACGACAGTTATTTTGGCCCTTACTCCATTGTTTCTAGCAAGTGCTGTACTATCCTGGAAGTTGGCTAAGATGACTGAGGCCAGAGACAAGGAgcaaaagaagaagcaaaaacgTAAAGAGAATATTGCAAAAGCTAAGAGACTGAAAAAGGACTGA